A window of Campylobacter ureolyticus contains these coding sequences:
- a CDS encoding zinc-binding metallopeptidase family protein, which produces MKSYMEYFKEICKIPHGSFETDKMKEYLLKHCEKNGFKASVDEAGNIHAFKGNPRICLQSHYDMVCVGEAPNIQTFEKDGFLMAKNSSLGADNGIGVAIMMSMMDKYDNFEVVFTNNEEVGLWGVARFNSVIKSPNLLNLDSEEDDKVSIGCAGSVDMYAFRNLEKIDCNGFLYELKIDDNDKFPGGHSGIQIHENIPNAIKSMARFIKENDGKIAYFNGGERRNSIAAKVDAKVIFFKELKEIPNFIKADFIGKKESKIYKFSDELLNMLCIFSQGVRAFNTEVNTPEDSINLSTAKEVDNKFEVLFFARSMSAKGLENSKFETLTLAKSFNFDIRTENQTTPWRPEINEFAKFILKNMQKYNKKAKFVAVHAGLECGVFLAKQSDLKVASIGPNIFAPHGINEKLEIKSADLIYKVVDEIVKNA; this is translated from the coding sequence ATGAAAAGTTATATGGAGTATTTTAAAGAAATTTGTAAAATTCCTCATGGTAGTTTTGAAACGGATAAAATGAAAGAATATTTACTAAAGCATTGCGAAAAAAATGGCTTTAAAGCAAGTGTTGATGAGGCTGGAAATATACATGCTTTTAAAGGAAACCCAAGAATTTGTTTGCAAAGTCACTATGACATGGTTTGTGTAGGTGAAGCTCCAAATATTCAAACTTTTGAAAAAGATGGTTTTTTGATGGCAAAAAACTCAAGTCTTGGAGCCGATAATGGCATTGGAGTAGCTATAATGATGAGTATGATGGATAAATATGATAATTTTGAAGTTGTTTTTACTAACAATGAAGAAGTTGGACTTTGGGGTGTTGCAAGATTTAACTCAGTTATAAAAAGTCCAAATTTGCTAAATTTAGATAGCGAAGAAGATGATAAAGTATCGATTGGGTGTGCAGGAAGCGTTGATATGTATGCATTTAGAAATTTAGAAAAAATAGATTGCAATGGCTTTTTATATGAGTTAAAAATAGATGATAATGATAAATTTCCAGGCGGACATAGCGGCATACAAATCCATGAAAATATTCCAAATGCTATTAAATCCATGGCTAGATTTATAAAAGAAAATGATGGTAAAATAGCCTATTTTAACGGTGGAGAAAGAAGAAACTCTATTGCTGCAAAAGTAGATGCAAAAGTTATATTTTTTAAAGAGTTAAAAGAAATTCCAAATTTTATAAAAGCTGATTTTATAGGTAAAAAAGAGAGTAAAATTTATAAATTTAGTGATGAGCTTTTAAATATGCTTTGTATTTTCTCACAGGGAGTAAGGGCTTTTAATACAGAAGTTAATACTCCAGAGGATAGTATAAATCTCTCAACTGCAAAAGAAGTAGATAATAAATTCGAAGTTTTATTTTTTGCAAGATCAATGAGTGCAAAAGGACTTGAAAACTCCAAATTTGAAACCTTAACTTTGGCAAAAAGTTTTAATTTCGACATAAGAACTGAAAATCAAACTACTCCTTGGAGGCCTGAAATCAACGAATTTGCTAAATTTATTTTAAAAAATATGCAAAAATATAATAAAAAAGCAAAATTTGTAGCTGTTCATGCTGGGCTTGAATGTGGGGTTTTTCTAGCAAAACAAAGTGATTTGAAGGTTGCTTCTATTGGGCCAAATATTTTTGCTCCACATGGCATAAATGAAAAACTAGAAATAAAATCTGCTGATTTAATATATAAAGTGGTTGATGAAATTGTAAAAAATGCTTAA
- the cmoB gene encoding tRNA 5-methoxyuridine(34)/uridine 5-oxyacetic acid(34) synthase CmoB, translating to MNLDEIRADKFKELDLKIYKNIWEKISNLNTDFDIKCKFEDIVDIEILDEKANLDEILQIALMLKPWRKGPFKIHNKFDEIFIDSEWQSFIKFNNLLPFLNLKDKVVGDIGCNNGYYLFKMLEMDASKLVGFDPSIRTFLQFEFLNKFIKSNIKYELLGVEHLPFYEHKFDTLFCLGVIYHRSDPVKMLKDIKLSLNKNGEIFLDTMYLDMDSEFALVPKNSYSKMNNIYFIPTIKALQNWFEKAKFKDFEVLTTKTTYLNEQRKTEWIDGESLGDFLDPNDSSKTIEGYPAPKRVYVRAIV from the coding sequence ATGAATTTAGACGAAATACGAGCAGATAAATTTAAAGAATTGGATTTAAAAATTTATAAAAATATTTGGGAAAAAATCTCAAATTTAAACACTGATTTTGATATAAAATGCAAATTTGAAGACATTGTTGATATTGAAATTTTAGATGAAAAAGCAAATTTAGATGAAATTTTACAAATAGCTCTTATGCTCAAACCTTGGCGAAAAGGCCCTTTTAAAATTCATAATAAATTTGATGAAATTTTTATAGATAGTGAGTGGCAAAGTTTTATTAAATTTAATAATTTATTACCATTTTTAAATTTAAAAGATAAAGTTGTTGGTGATATTGGATGCAATAACGGATATTATCTTTTTAAAATGCTTGAAATGGACGCATCAAAACTTGTGGGATTTGATCCAAGTATTAGAACTTTTTTACAATTTGAGTTTTTAAATAAATTTATAAAAAGCAATATTAAATATGAGCTTTTAGGCGTAGAACATCTGCCTTTTTATGAGCATAAATTTGATACTTTATTTTGCCTTGGAGTAATTTATCATAGAAGTGATCCAGTAAAAATGCTAAAAGATATAAAACTTTCTTTAAATAAAAACGGAGAGATTTTTTTAGATACAATGTATTTAGACATGGATAGTGAGTTTGCTTTGGTTCCAAAAAATAGTTATTCAAAGATGAACAATATTTATTTTATCCCAACTATTAAGGCTTTACAAAATTGGTTTGAAAAAGCTAAATTTAAAGATTTTGAAGTACTTACTACAAAAACAACATATTTAAACGAACAAAGAAAAACTGAGTGGATAGATGGTGAAAGCCTTGGTGATTTTTTAGATCCAAACGATAGCTCTAAAACTATCGAAGGCTATCCAGCACCTAAAAGAGTTTATGTCAGGGCTATAGTTTAA
- a CDS encoding NUDIX domain-containing protein, whose protein sequence is MSYKIKNIKSLENPKFVKPFLVEYELDKKLLKWECISVHDSVSVLLFDADKKAFVLVKQLRIPLLLKCEKDSINLSENGISYELCSGIMDKNLSEENTIKEEILEECGYRVDSVEKIASFYGSLGTAASKQTFFYAEVSDEMKVSVGGGIDDEKIEIFYLPIKEAKEFIYDENIPKPASLAFCFMWFFDKFKL, encoded by the coding sequence ATGAGTTATAAAATAAAAAATATAAAAAGTTTGGAAAATCCTAAATTTGTAAAGCCATTTTTAGTTGAGTATGAGCTTGATAAAAAACTATTAAAATGGGAATGTATAAGTGTTCATGATAGTGTTTCAGTTCTTCTGTTTGATGCAGATAAAAAAGCTTTTGTTCTTGTGAAACAGCTTCGCATTCCACTTTTATTAAAATGTGAAAAAGATAGTATTAATTTAAGCGAAAATGGAATAAGCTATGAGCTTTGTTCTGGCATAATGGATAAAAATTTAAGTGAAGAAAATACAATAAAAGAAGAAATTTTAGAAGAGTGTGGATACAGGGTTGATAGTGTAGAAAAAATAGCTTCATTTTATGGTAGTTTAGGAACTGCGGCATCTAAACAGACATTTTTTTATGCCGAGGTTTCAGATGAGATGAAAGTGTCTGTTGGAGGTGGGATAGATGATGAAAAAATAGAGATTTTTTATCTGCCTATAAAAGAAGCAAAAGAGTTTATTTATGATGAAAATATCCCAAAACCAGCAAGTTTAGCATTTTGTTTTATGTGGTTTTTTGATAAATTTAAACTATAG
- the mgtE gene encoding magnesium transporter → MENIENKELLEAQNRLDEHLSSLNKEELSPDDIAECLKILKKEDEDLYYKYLHKLDLESLSTSAIEMPEHMLKDVLENIPKEKLVNAIEELESDDQFELLDYIKDIDEIKAKTIFNELDDEDKKDILKLSAYKDDEAGSYMQLEVFKANLNETVMEAVDRLRDLRHSGEIEMAYQLCAVDEKGVLKYCIPLSDLIIYNFSLTIDEVVKSAKPDAFKPKFALDTDKISDVAILFQDFDLSVLPVVDKNGILLGRITPDDIHDFVRESATEQIYNLVGVDDEVEEDDYGALKASKSRAVWLGFNLITAFLSSFIIGIFDSTIESFVALAVLMPIVASLGGNTGSQALTVTVRRLALGDIEFKDAKKVIKKEFTISLINGITFAVLVGIIAYLWFNKPMLGVVIFLAMLITLGCAGLLGAIIPLTLKKFNIDPAVGSSVILTAGTDIIGFFSFLALASWILL, encoded by the coding sequence ATGGAAAATATAGAAAATAAAGAGCTTTTAGAAGCACAAAATAGACTTGATGAACATTTAAGTAGTTTAAATAAAGAAGAGTTAAGCCCTGATGATATAGCTGAATGTTTAAAAATATTAAAAAAAGAAGATGAAGATTTATACTATAAATATTTACACAAACTCGATTTAGAAAGCCTTTCGACTTCTGCGATTGAAATGCCTGAGCATATGCTTAAAGACGTTCTTGAAAACATTCCAAAAGAAAAACTTGTAAATGCCATAGAAGAACTTGAAAGCGATGATCAATTTGAGCTTTTAGACTATATCAAAGACATAGATGAAATAAAAGCTAAAACAATATTTAATGAACTTGATGATGAAGATAAAAAAGATATTTTAAAACTTTCTGCCTATAAGGATGATGAAGCAGGAAGCTATATGCAACTTGAAGTTTTTAAAGCAAATTTAAATGAAACTGTTATGGAGGCGGTTGACAGATTAAGAGACTTAAGACACAGTGGCGAAATAGAGATGGCTTATCAGCTTTGTGCAGTTGACGAAAAAGGAGTTTTAAAATACTGTATCCCACTATCGGATCTTATAATTTATAATTTCAGTCTAACCATAGATGAAGTTGTTAAAAGTGCAAAACCTGATGCTTTTAAACCAAAATTTGCTTTAGATACAGATAAAATTTCAGATGTAGCTATACTTTTCCAAGATTTTGATTTATCAGTTTTGCCAGTTGTTGATAAAAATGGTATTTTGCTTGGAAGAATTACGCCTGATGATATTCATGACTTTGTAAGAGAAAGTGCAACTGAACAAATTTATAACCTTGTTGGTGTTGATGATGAAGTTGAAGAAGATGATTATGGTGCATTAAAAGCTAGTAAATCAAGGGCTGTTTGGCTAGGTTTTAATCTAATCACTGCATTTTTATCATCTTTTATTATAGGAATTTTTGATTCAACTATTGAATCATTTGTAGCACTTGCTGTTTTAATGCCAATAGTAGCTTCTCTTGGAGGAAATACAGGCTCGCAAGCATTAACTGTTACAGTTAGACGTTTAGCACTAGGGGACATTGAGTTTAAAGATGCTAAAAAAGTTATTAAAAAAGAGTTTACGATATCTTTGATAAATGGAATTACTTTTGCCGTTTTAGTTGGAATTATCGCATATCTTTGGTTTAATAAACCTATGCTTGGAGTTGTTATATTTCTTGCCATGCTTATAACTTTGGGCTGCGCTGGACTTTTAGGAGCTATAATCCCTCTAACATTAAAGAAATTTAACATCGATCCAGCCGTTGGCTCATCTGTTATTTTAACAGCAGGAACTGATATAATTGGCTTTTTTAGTTTCTTAGCGCTTGCGTCTTGGATACTTTTATAG
- a CDS encoding peptidoglycan DD-metalloendopeptidase family protein: MFKKAFIFFILNLSLFANVSTVQKFNWPNGKTFLHFLEDSNLPLSLYYDLSQDDKELATEIGADVECEKLVDEDGNLEQILIPITEELQIHIYKDEKDKFNLTFTPTIFTQTDNTLGLTVETMPYLDINNATGDGKLAASFTNAFKGRVNFSRLQKGDQIAINYTQRFRLGKPYGSPQILSAMIEENKKSNYIYYFESKFYDENGKISQNFLFKLPIPGARVSSKFTPKRYHPVLKRYRAHLGTDYAAPRGTAIKAVGSGTVVFVGNKGGYGKTLEIQHQNGYKSLYAHLNGFAKGMKKGRKISQGDIVAFVGNTGMSTGPHLHLGLYKNNKAMDFEKVVKVAKENIELEKEEKKRFKKYIKSQNEILQMAMGGYHNPSKFIDFENFIEF; encoded by the coding sequence ATGTTTAAAAAAGCATTTATTTTTTTTATCTTAAATTTAAGCTTGTTTGCAAATGTTAGCACTGTTCAAAAATTTAACTGGCCAAATGGAAAAACATTTTTACATTTTTTAGAAGATTCAAACTTGCCATTAAGTCTTTATTATGATTTATCGCAAGATGACAAAGAACTAGCCACTGAAATAGGTGCTGATGTAGAATGTGAGAAACTTGTAGATGAAGATGGAAATTTAGAACAAATTTTAATACCAATAACAGAAGAACTTCAAATTCACATCTATAAAGATGAAAAAGATAAATTTAATCTTACTTTTACTCCAACAATTTTTACACAAACAGATAATACTTTGGGTTTAACTGTCGAAACTATGCCATATTTAGACATAAATAATGCAACTGGAGATGGTAAGCTTGCTGCTTCTTTTACAAATGCTTTTAAAGGAAGAGTAAATTTTTCACGTCTTCAAAAAGGTGATCAAATCGCTATAAATTATACTCAAAGATTTAGACTTGGAAAACCTTACGGAAGTCCTCAAATTTTATCAGCTATGATAGAAGAAAATAAAAAAAGTAATTATATTTATTATTTTGAATCAAAATTTTATGATGAAAATGGTAAAATAAGTCAAAATTTTTTGTTTAAACTTCCAATTCCAGGAGCTAGAGTTTCATCAAAATTTACTCCAAAAAGATATCATCCTGTATTAAAAAGATATAGAGCTCATCTTGGCACAGATTATGCTGCTCCAAGAGGAACTGCTATAAAGGCAGTTGGAAGTGGGACTGTGGTTTTTGTGGGAAATAAAGGCGGATATGGTAAAACACTTGAAATTCAACATCAAAATGGTTATAAGTCTTTGTATGCCCATTTGAACGGTTTTGCAAAAGGAATGAAAAAAGGAAGAAAAATTTCACAAGGAGATATCGTTGCTTTTGTTGGAAATACGGGTATGAGTACAGGACCACACCTGCATCTTGGACTTTATAAAAATAACAAAGCAATGGATTTTGAAAAAGTTGTAAAAGTTGCTAAGGAAAATATAGAACTTGAAAAAGAAGAGAAGAAAAGATTTAAAAAATATATAAAATCTCAAAATGAAATTTTACAAATGGCTATGGGTGGATATCACAATCCTTCCAAATTTATTGATTTTGAAAATTTTATAGAGTTTTAG